Within the Maribacter sp. BPC-D8 genome, the region GAGTACAAAAAGAACACTGGTTGTAGGTGACATTCATTCAGGATTACAAGCTTTAAAGCAAGTACTTGAAAAAGCAGCTATAACTGAAGATGATACTATAATTTTTTTAGGAGATTATATTGACGGATGGAGCGAGGCTGTTGAAACCATAAATTATCTTTTAGAATTAAAGGAAACCTATAATTGTATCTACCTACGCGGTAATCATGATGAGCTTTGTTATGAGTGGTTAACTGGTAAGGCAGACAACCCAACATGGTTTCTGCATGGTGGCGAAGCAACATCAATTTCGTACGGTAAAGCTTCTGAAGAAACGAAAGATAGGCACATCAAGTTTTATGAAAGCTTAGAGAATTATTATCTAGATTCAGAAAACAGATTGTTTTTACATGCAGGTTTTACGAACCTAAAAGGTATAGAGCATGAATATTTTAAAAAAACGTTCTACTGGGATCGTACCCTTTGGGAATTGGCACTTTCTTTAAATACAGATTTAGATAAAGATCATATTCATTATCCGAAGCGATTAAAAAATTATTCTGAAATTTATATAGGGCACACACCCGTTACTCGTATTGGTAAAACTACGCCACAGAATGCAGCTAATGTTTGGAATATTGATACAGGTGCAGCCTTTAAAGGACCATTAACTGTATTTAATGTAGATACAAAAGAATATTGGCAAAGTGATCCAGTGTACACCTTTTATCCCAATGAAACGGGCAGAAACTAAGAAAACCGTTAACTTTACTAAAAATAGATTGTTTTATTAACGATCTTTGAAAAAAAATAAACTATGTCTACTAAAAATATAAGATTAGAAGTGATGCAGGCCTTA harbors:
- a CDS encoding metallophosphoesterase family protein, which translates into the protein MSTKRTLVVGDIHSGLQALKQVLEKAAITEDDTIIFLGDYIDGWSEAVETINYLLELKETYNCIYLRGNHDELCYEWLTGKADNPTWFLHGGEATSISYGKASEETKDRHIKFYESLENYYLDSENRLFLHAGFTNLKGIEHEYFKKTFYWDRTLWELALSLNTDLDKDHIHYPKRLKNYSEIYIGHTPVTRIGKTTPQNAANVWNIDTGAAFKGPLTVFNVDTKEYWQSDPVYTFYPNETGRN